The Lactuca sativa cultivar Salinas chromosome 2, Lsat_Salinas_v11, whole genome shotgun sequence genome includes a window with the following:
- the LOC111911100 gene encoding protein RGF1 INDUCIBLE TRANSCRIPTION FACTOR 1 isoform X1, translated as MSVFLYPRKKPINRVERMDIKEFGPSWLMPMLRADYFATCRFHGDSNKSECNLFCLDCCGNAICPYCLIHHKNHHTVQIRRSSYHNVVRVNEIQRYLDVSCVQTYIINSAKIVFLNERPQARPGKGVTHHCEICGRSLVDAFRFCSLGCKLGGMKRGDSKLSFTLKMNHIHGYEFHGELLRGCVSSGEEEGTNNMSPGTPPIFNHRNSSRRKGVPHRAPF; from the exons ATGTCGGTTTTTCTTTATCCTAGGAAGAAACCGATTAATCGG GTGGAAAGAATGGACATTAAAGAATTTGGACCTTCATGGTTGATGCCAATGCTAAGAGCTGACTACTTTGCAACCTGTCGTTTCCATGGAGATTCTAATAAAAGCGAATGCAATCTGTTCTGTTTGGATTGCTGTGGGAATGCCATCTGTCCCTACTGTTTGATTCATCATAAAAATCATCATACTGTTCAG ATACGGCGTTCCTCTTATCATAACGTGGTGAGGGTGAATGAGATTCAAAGATATTTAGACGTATCATGCGTTCAAACATACATTATCAACAGCGCCAAGATCGTGTTCTTGAACGAGCGTCCTCAGGCTAGGCCAGGAAAAGGCGTCACCCACCACTGTGAGATTTGTGGGCGGAGCCTTGTTGATGCTTTTCGATTCTGTTCTCTTGGTTGTAAG CTTGGTGGCATGAAACGTGGGGATAGCAAGCTGAGCTTCACATTGAAGATGAACCACATCCATGGGTATGAATTTCATGGTGAACTGTTGAGAGGTTGTGTCAGCTCCGGTGAGGAGGAAGGAACCAACAATATGTCTCCGGGGACACCACCGATATTTAATCACCGGAATTCAAGCAGGAGGAAGGGGGTACCGCATCGGGCGCCGTTCTGA
- the LOC111911100 gene encoding protein RGF1 INDUCIBLE TRANSCRIPTION FACTOR 1 isoform X2: protein MDIKEFGPSWLMPMLRADYFATCRFHGDSNKSECNLFCLDCCGNAICPYCLIHHKNHHTVQIRRSSYHNVVRVNEIQRYLDVSCVQTYIINSAKIVFLNERPQARPGKGVTHHCEICGRSLVDAFRFCSLGCKLGGMKRGDSKLSFTLKMNHIHGYEFHGELLRGCVSSGEEEGTNNMSPGTPPIFNHRNSSRRKGVPHRAPF from the exons ATGGACATTAAAGAATTTGGACCTTCATGGTTGATGCCAATGCTAAGAGCTGACTACTTTGCAACCTGTCGTTTCCATGGAGATTCTAATAAAAGCGAATGCAATCTGTTCTGTTTGGATTGCTGTGGGAATGCCATCTGTCCCTACTGTTTGATTCATCATAAAAATCATCATACTGTTCAG ATACGGCGTTCCTCTTATCATAACGTGGTGAGGGTGAATGAGATTCAAAGATATTTAGACGTATCATGCGTTCAAACATACATTATCAACAGCGCCAAGATCGTGTTCTTGAACGAGCGTCCTCAGGCTAGGCCAGGAAAAGGCGTCACCCACCACTGTGAGATTTGTGGGCGGAGCCTTGTTGATGCTTTTCGATTCTGTTCTCTTGGTTGTAAG CTTGGTGGCATGAAACGTGGGGATAGCAAGCTGAGCTTCACATTGAAGATGAACCACATCCATGGGTATGAATTTCATGGTGAACTGTTGAGAGGTTGTGTCAGCTCCGGTGAGGAGGAAGGAACCAACAATATGTCTCCGGGGACACCACCGATATTTAATCACCGGAATTCAAGCAGGAGGAAGGGGGTACCGCATCGGGCGCCGTTCTGA